Proteins encoded together in one Desulfovibrio sp. window:
- a CDS encoding glycosyltransferase family 1 protein translates to MRILCVDGPYFLRALAAQGHQTLCIGSSPGVDVPLSEPLSLSRLLETLKSKDFVPDAMLWADTCQPPTVIGLELLPWPSVAYSIDQYMNPWHVAYSSGFDTVLVAQKEYLGVFASEHFRPARWMPLFCDPAHDNSPEGERDIPVSFVGTLDSPANPGRKMFLDSFKKQAPLVALSGDYRPVFGRSRIVLNQSAAGELNFRLFQAAACGAAVLTEATGNGLAELFTPGENVLVYERANARSAAQAALGALNDPRLPDIARAGRQEVLSKHTVDVRAAEITAILQELRDGRAHERRIADCGAIRARMSNAYRVLALDEALPLPPGHRRFYLELAFRNDPAYQGQQIVSEP, encoded by the coding sequence ATGCGTATTCTCTGCGTGGACGGACCATACTTCCTGCGTGCCCTGGCCGCCCAGGGACACCAGACCCTGTGCATCGGTTCCTCGCCCGGGGTGGACGTGCCTTTGTCCGAGCCGTTGTCCCTCAGCAGGTTGCTTGAGACCCTGAAGTCCAAAGACTTCGTCCCGGACGCGATGCTTTGGGCGGACACCTGCCAGCCGCCCACCGTGATCGGCCTGGAGCTTTTGCCATGGCCGAGCGTGGCCTATTCCATCGACCAGTACATGAACCCCTGGCATGTCGCCTATTCGTCCGGCTTCGACACGGTCCTGGTGGCCCAGAAGGAGTACCTCGGAGTCTTCGCCTCCGAGCATTTCCGCCCAGCCCGCTGGATGCCTCTTTTCTGCGATCCGGCCCACGATAACTCTCCCGAGGGGGAACGCGACATTCCGGTGAGCTTCGTGGGAACCCTGGACAGCCCGGCGAATCCTGGCCGCAAGATGTTTCTAGATAGTTTCAAGAAACAGGCCCCTCTGGTGGCCCTGAGCGGCGACTATCGGCCGGTGTTCGGGCGAAGCCGCATAGTGCTCAACCAATCCGCAGCCGGGGAGCTCAACTTCAGGCTGTTTCAGGCGGCTGCCTGCGGAGCGGCGGTTCTCACCGAGGCCACAGGCAACGGCCTTGCCGAACTGTTCACCCCCGGTGAGAACGTCCTGGTCTATGAGCGCGCCAACGCCCGTTCGGCGGCTCAGGCCGCCCTGGGCGCGCTGAATGATCCGAGACTGCCGGACATTGCCCGGGCCGGCCGTCAGGAGGTTTTGTCCAAGCACACTGTGGATGTGCGTGCGGCCGAGATAACGGCTATCCTCCAGGAGTTGCGCGACGGCCGCGCCCATGAGCGCCGCATAGCCGACTGTGGCGCGATCAGGGCGCGCATGAGCAACGCCTACCGGGTTCTGGCCCTGGACGAGGCTTTGCCGCTGCCTCCAGGCCATCGACGGTTTTATCTGGAGCTGGCCTTCAGAAACGACCCGGCGTACCAAGGGCAACAGATCGTTTCCGAACCTTGA
- a CDS encoding thioredoxin family protein: MHGFLTVLAFFFLLASPVTAQPTPVSASWELATLPGSGLVAVLWLTPGQGFKAYANDPGQTGLPTRAEAVLTPSGKSLTVLYPPGKTAQDLYEKDKTVKIYDSPTPLFIPVPHDAPPGFGVQAKVNLLACTDSSCWPMSLETDFSSKEVPNPAPADRQPWWSMFAGLVKEAPATSSLGVAAKAIEAAPGWTFAPRSLQPHLEVNGLLKALPLAFLAGFLLNLMPCVLPVACLKLSGLLAVCREGDPTCDRFALIRQHNIFFSLGVLAYFCVLAVLLGLAEMAWGELFQQPGLILGAAVVLFALGLSLFGVFHLPVIDLKLTPRPGHSPRSQALATGFLATLLATPCSGPFLGGVLAWTLMQPVAVVMTVFVGIGMGMASPYLLLAVRPELTKFVPRPGPWMSHLEKLAGFLIMGTCLYFLVILPAALLPASLVALLVTAFACHAWGSWTNLSQGAFTRWTIRSVAAAAAVAACVWALSVPAAESAAWEPFDKATFHQMLGKEDLLVDFTADWCPTCKALEKTVLRPPAVARLQKRYGFKAIRVDLTRESPEAMALLRSLGSASIPLAAVFPKGADSQRPVVLRDLFTSGQLEEALEMAFGQVK; the protein is encoded by the coding sequence ATGCATGGATTTCTGACTGTCCTGGCTTTTTTCTTTCTCCTGGCGTCTCCGGTTACGGCCCAACCCACACCGGTTTCCGCCAGCTGGGAATTGGCCACTCTTCCCGGGAGCGGGCTGGTGGCGGTGCTTTGGCTCACTCCGGGCCAGGGTTTCAAAGCCTACGCCAACGACCCGGGGCAGACAGGGCTTCCCACCCGGGCCGAAGCCGTGCTCACCCCCTCGGGCAAAAGCCTCACGGTTCTTTATCCTCCGGGCAAGACAGCCCAGGATCTTTACGAGAAGGACAAGACCGTCAAAATCTACGATTCCCCCACGCCGCTTTTCATCCCTGTGCCGCACGACGCGCCGCCGGGGTTCGGCGTCCAGGCCAAGGTGAACCTCCTGGCCTGCACCGACAGCAGTTGCTGGCCGATGTCCTTGGAAACCGATTTTTCCTCGAAAGAGGTTCCCAATCCCGCCCCCGCAGACAGACAACCCTGGTGGAGCATGTTCGCCGGGCTGGTCAAAGAGGCTCCAGCCACTTCATCGCTTGGCGTCGCGGCCAAGGCCATCGAAGCCGCACCTGGCTGGACCTTCGCGCCCCGGTCTTTGCAGCCCCACCTGGAAGTGAACGGACTCCTTAAAGCCCTGCCCCTGGCCTTTTTGGCCGGATTTCTTCTCAACCTCATGCCATGCGTGCTGCCCGTGGCCTGCCTGAAACTCTCCGGACTGCTGGCCGTTTGCCGCGAAGGCGACCCCACCTGCGACCGCTTTGCCTTGATCCGGCAGCACAACATTTTCTTCTCGCTGGGAGTGCTGGCCTATTTCTGCGTTCTCGCCGTTCTGTTGGGACTTGCCGAAATGGCCTGGGGGGAATTGTTCCAGCAGCCGGGGCTCATTCTTGGAGCGGCTGTGGTGCTGTTCGCCCTCGGGCTGTCCCTTTTCGGAGTTTTCCATCTGCCGGTGATCGACCTGAAGCTCACCCCCCGTCCTGGACACAGCCCCAGATCCCAGGCCCTGGCCACGGGCTTTCTGGCCACTCTGTTGGCCACCCCCTGTTCCGGGCCGTTTCTGGGGGGAGTGTTGGCCTGGACCCTCATGCAGCCGGTGGCAGTGGTCATGACTGTTTTCGTGGGTATCGGGATGGGTATGGCTTCGCCCTATCTGCTCCTGGCCGTGAGGCCGGAGCTCACCAAGTTCGTGCCACGGCCCGGCCCATGGATGAGCCACTTGGAGAAGCTGGCCGGATTTCTCATCATGGGCACCTGCCTCTACTTCCTGGTCATATTGCCAGCCGCGCTCTTGCCCGCTTCCCTGGTGGCGCTGCTGGTAACGGCCTTCGCCTGCCACGCCTGGGGCAGCTGGACCAACCTCTCCCAGGGCGCGTTCACCCGCTGGACCATCCGAAGCGTTGCAGCGGCAGCGGCAGTGGCAGCCTGCGTATGGGCTCTTTCAGTCCCAGCGGCTGAGAGTGCGGCCTGGGAACCATTCGACAAAGCGACATTTCATCAGATGCTTGGCAAGGAGGATCTGCTCGTGGACTTTACCGCGGACTGGTGCCCCACCTGCAAGGCACTGGAAAAGACCGTGCTTCGCCCTCCGGCTGTCGCCAGGCTCCAGAAACGCTACGGGTTCAAGGCCATACGCGTGGACCTGACCCGTGAAAGCCCGGAGGCCATGGCGTTGCTGCGTTCTCTTGGATCCGCTTCGATTCCGTTGGCTGCCGTCTTCCCCAAAGGTGCCGACTCGCAGCGGCCAGTGGTGTTGAGAGACCTCTTCACATCAGGCCAGTTGGAAGAGGCCCTGGAGATGGCTTTCGGGCAGGTGAAATAA
- a CDS encoding J domain-containing protein, with protein sequence MQSRQEPASQFKNRATGFSDADWGALEKRLSDTRDLLRDILSHLRTVLDNLKSAGTKYQSAGRAWRKTDSPADGMRRQHGHRQNGPAAGAQKPQGPAGSRFQSSTSQSTTSSRFTDSSARQSTFGKAPFGKTAESGQAKAGSTFKSKTDSQAGTGFSWSFRAKTEYASSASSARTSTGSGSAGQQKASPGAGQARSEATGSSSQQRAYQHAGQHTGKQAGQQTGQQTGQQAGHKAGQKQEHRHRTTGPGGGSSYQEYKQRSHKSPLGQGRMTLTQACALLCITYPCNADDIRVAYRKQARRHHPDLGGDEEMMKSINQAYELAISWCSPLRGKTATWAA encoded by the coding sequence ATGCAGAGCCGCCAAGAGCCAGCCTCCCAGTTTAAAAACCGGGCCACAGGTTTCTCAGACGCCGACTGGGGCGCCTTGGAGAAGCGGCTCTCCGACACCAGAGATCTTCTTCGAGACATCCTCTCCCACCTGCGCACAGTCCTCGACAACCTCAAGTCCGCCGGAACCAAGTATCAGAGTGCCGGACGGGCATGGCGCAAAACAGACAGCCCTGCGGACGGCATGCGTCGCCAGCATGGGCATCGGCAGAATGGTCCTGCCGCCGGTGCCCAGAAACCCCAGGGACCAGCCGGCTCCCGCTTTCAGTCCTCAACTTCGCAATCGACCACTTCTTCCAGATTTACAGACTCCTCCGCCAGACAATCCACCTTTGGCAAGGCACCTTTTGGCAAAACTGCCGAATCTGGACAGGCCAAGGCGGGGAGCACATTCAAATCAAAAACTGATAGCCAGGCCGGAACCGGGTTCTCCTGGAGCTTCAGGGCCAAGACCGAGTACGCTTCGTCGGCATCTTCCGCCAGGACTTCCACGGGCTCCGGCTCTGCCGGGCAGCAAAAGGCGTCCCCGGGCGCGGGCCAAGCCAGGTCTGAAGCCACGGGCTCTTCCAGCCAGCAGCGTGCGTATCAGCATGCCGGACAACACACTGGGAAACAGGCTGGGCAACAGACCGGACAACAGACCGGGCAGCAGGCCGGACACAAGGCGGGCCAGAAGCAGGAACATCGCCACCGCACCACGGGACCGGGTGGCGGGTCGAGCTATCAGGAGTACAAGCAGCGCTCCCACAAATCTCCGCTCGGCCAGGGGCGTATGACCTTGACCCAGGCCTGCGCGCTCTTGTGCATCACCTACCCCTGCAATGCGGATGACATACGGGTCGCCTACCGCAAGCAGGCCCGCAGACACCACCCGGACCTGGGCGGGGACGAAGAGATGATGAAGTCCATCAACCAGGCCTATGAACTGGCCATCTCCTGGTGTTCGCCCCTTCGCGGCAAGACTGCCACCTGGGCCGCCTAG
- the aroC gene encoding chorismate synthase — protein MSGNTYGRLFRLTTFGESHGPALGGVIDGCPAGLPLTEEMIQQGLNKRRPGQGGLASTARKEPDAIRLLSGVFEGVTTGTSIGFVIENTDQRSHDYSKIKDVFRPGHADFTYQAKYGVRDYRGGGRASARETAARVAGGEIARQLLSRHGVEVYSYTKEVGDIPAQCMDPRNAYERPFYAPDDYVVDIWEDRVRQVKAEGDSIGGIVCVTAAGVPAGLGEPVFDKLDARLAYGLMGVGAVKAVEIGEGMQAARNYGSKNNDAMTPDGFASNRAGGILGGISSGQDIVVRCAVKPIPSVAKEQNSVTVGGEATTLVVGGRHDVCAIPRINPVLEAMVCLTLADFWLLSGRGR, from the coding sequence ATGAGCGGAAATACCTACGGACGCCTTTTCAGGCTCACCACATTCGGCGAATCCCATGGTCCTGCATTGGGCGGCGTGATCGACGGCTGCCCGGCCGGGCTCCCCCTCACCGAGGAAATGATCCAGCAGGGTCTCAACAAGCGCCGTCCCGGCCAGGGTGGCCTCGCGTCCACGGCCCGCAAGGAGCCGGACGCCATCCGCCTGCTCTCGGGCGTATTCGAGGGTGTGACCACGGGCACGTCCATCGGGTTCGTCATCGAGAACACGGACCAGCGCTCTCATGACTATTCCAAGATTAAGGACGTGTTCCGCCCGGGCCACGCCGATTTCACCTATCAGGCAAAATACGGCGTGCGCGACTATCGCGGCGGCGGGCGGGCCTCGGCCCGCGAGACAGCCGCGCGTGTTGCGGGAGGTGAGATAGCCAGGCAGCTCCTCTCCCGCCACGGAGTGGAGGTCTATTCCTATACGAAGGAGGTGGGAGACATTCCGGCCCAGTGCATGGACCCGCGCAATGCCTACGAACGCCCCTTCTACGCCCCGGACGACTACGTGGTGGACATCTGGGAGGACCGGGTGCGCCAGGTGAAGGCCGAAGGTGATTCCATCGGCGGCATCGTCTGCGTCACCGCGGCCGGAGTCCCGGCCGGGCTCGGCGAACCGGTGTTCGACAAACTGGACGCCAGGCTGGCGTATGGACTCATGGGCGTGGGCGCTGTGAAGGCCGTGGAGATAGGGGAAGGCATGCAGGCCGCCCGCAACTACGGTTCCAAGAACAATGATGCCATGACCCCGGACGGCTTCGCATCCAACAGGGCCGGCGGTATCCTGGGCGGCATAAGCTCAGGCCAGGACATCGTTGTCCGCTGCGCGGTGAAGCCGATCCCCTCGGTTGCCAAGGAGCAGAACAGCGTGACCGTGGGCGGAGAGGCCACCACCCTTGTGGTCGGCGGCCGCCACGACGTCTGCGCCATTCCGCGCATCAATCCGGTGCTGGAGGCCATGGTCTGCCTGACCCTGGCCGACTTCTGGCTTCTTTCAGGAAGAGGACGCTGA
- a CDS encoding putative Na+/H+ antiporter codes for MTTPWPAAVLGTAAFAAAVTHTFLAGRFLARSQKESPHQGLWHILGEVEAVFGFWAAVFLVLLAILSGPSSAITYIESISFTEPAFVFAIMLVASTKPVVALASKIIIILAARLPMPLGTAVCFTALTIGPLLGSFITEPAAMTVTALILYLVFFQHPLPETFKYALIGTLFVNISIGGVLTHFAAPPVIMCAPAWGWGLWHMFSNFGWKAAIAVIVNAAVLTMVFSARLKRLDIHIPQSMREDIPRWVTAVHLAVLTAMVVLLHHPLAFMAVLVVFLGFTAAYEQHQSELMVRPALLVGVFLAGLVILGPPQRWWVQALLERMDSLALYFGATALTAVTDNAALTYLGTLVENLSDQNKFALLAGAVTGGGLTVIANAPNPAGFSILKHGFKNQYINPLGLLLAALFPTAVAVAAFLVFSA; via the coding sequence ATGACCACACCCTGGCCAGCAGCTGTCTTGGGTACGGCCGCATTTGCGGCGGCCGTAACCCATACATTTCTAGCCGGGAGATTTCTGGCACGCTCCCAAAAAGAAAGCCCACACCAGGGGCTGTGGCACATCCTGGGCGAGGTCGAAGCGGTTTTTGGCTTCTGGGCCGCTGTTTTCCTGGTCCTGCTGGCGATTCTTAGCGGCCCTTCCAGCGCAATCACGTACATTGAATCCATCTCCTTCACAGAACCAGCCTTTGTGTTCGCCATCATGCTGGTGGCTTCCACGAAACCGGTTGTGGCGCTTGCCTCAAAAATCATCATCATCCTGGCTGCAAGATTGCCCATGCCACTCGGCACGGCCGTGTGCTTCACTGCGCTTACCATCGGTCCGCTCCTGGGGTCATTCATCACCGAACCCGCGGCCATGACGGTCACGGCGCTCATTCTGTACCTGGTTTTCTTCCAGCACCCCTTGCCCGAAACGTTCAAGTACGCACTTATTGGCACGCTTTTCGTCAACATTTCCATTGGCGGCGTGCTCACCCATTTCGCAGCCCCACCTGTTATCATGTGCGCTCCCGCATGGGGTTGGGGGCTGTGGCACATGTTCTCCAACTTCGGCTGGAAGGCGGCTATAGCTGTAATTGTGAACGCAGCTGTTCTGACCATGGTTTTCTCCGCCCGCCTTAAACGACTGGACATCCACATCCCGCAAAGCATGCGCGAGGACATCCCGCGCTGGGTGACGGCCGTGCATTTGGCGGTGCTCACGGCCATGGTCGTCCTGTTGCACCACCCCCTGGCCTTCATGGCCGTTCTCGTTGTCTTTCTTGGTTTCACTGCCGCGTACGAACAGCACCAGTCCGAACTCATGGTGCGTCCGGCGCTCCTGGTTGGCGTTTTTCTGGCAGGGCTCGTCATTCTCGGGCCACCGCAACGCTGGTGGGTACAGGCCCTGCTTGAGCGCATGGACTCCTTGGCTCTGTACTTCGGGGCGACTGCCCTGACCGCCGTCACCGACAACGCCGCCCTGACCTATCTGGGAACATTGGTGGAGAATCTCTCGGACCAGAACAAGTTCGCCCTGCTGGCCGGTGCGGTCACCGGCGGGGGGCTCACGGTCATCGCCAACGCCCCGAACCCGGCAGGCTTTTCCATCCTCAAGCACGGATTCAAGAACCAGTACATAAACCCCCTCGGGCTTTTGCTGGCCGCCCTTTTTCCCACGGCCGTGGCCGTGGCCGCGTTCCTAGTCTTTTCGGCATAG
- a CDS encoding acylphosphatase, whose protein sequence is MKNLHCLVSGRVQGVGFRAFVLDQAHELGLTGWTRNLPNGQVEAMAQGTEEALEEFARRLRKGPVWARVDAVEISEGPFDGSCTTFQVRL, encoded by the coding sequence ATGAAAAACCTGCATTGCCTCGTCAGTGGTAGGGTACAGGGTGTTGGTTTCAGGGCATTTGTCCTGGACCAGGCTCACGAACTGGGGCTGACCGGCTGGACCAGGAACCTGCCCAACGGACAGGTGGAGGCGATGGCTCAGGGGACTGAAGAAGCCCTGGAGGAGTTTGCCAGGCGGCTGCGCAAAGGGCCGGTTTGGGCCCGGGTGGACGCGGTGGAAATATCAGAAGGGCCTTTTGACGGGTCTTGCACCACATTTCAGGTGAGACTCTAA
- the lon gene encoding endopeptidase La: MTIENDKETEVTVIAEDHQEHPVSEDPTAAGPDQAKLDIPAILPVLPVRDIVVFNYMILPLFVGREKSVAAVDAALNSNRYILILTQKDEKVDEPGPEDLYETGTVGMIMRMLKMPDGRLKVLVQGLTRARVRRFTKTEPQLEALAEVLEEAETKEVGVGEEAMMRAAREQSEKILSLRGISATDIMSVLNSVNEPGRLADLIASNLRMRVEEAQKILETLDPVSRLELVNSQLNKEVEVASMQHKIQSMAKEGMDKAQKDFFLREQMKAIRKELGEGQEETEELDDLRKAIEKAGLPKEVKAEADKQLKRLSSMHPDSSEATVIRTYLDWLTELPWKKLSKDRLDIKEAHRILQEDHYGLDKVKERILEYLSVRKLNPKMKGPILCFVGPPGVGKTSLGRSIARSLGRKFVRMSLGGMRDEAEIRGHRRTYIGSMPGRIVQSIKTAGTRNPVIMMDEIDKVGADYRGDPTSALLEVLDPEQNFSFQDHYLGVPFDLSKVMFICTANMLDTIPGPLLDRMEVIRIPGYTEQEKVKIARKYLLPRQVKENGLKKADLEMSDQVLGKTIREYTREAGLRNLEREVGAICRKLARKKAEGEKGPFKVSSKMLPKLLGIPRYLEEEKERDLPPGVAVGLAWTPVGGEILHIEVTTMPGKGQLIMTGKLGDVMKESAQAALSYARAKSDKLGIDPEFLEKRDIHIHIPAGATPKDGPSAGVTLVTALISALTNTPICSDIAMTGEISLRGRVLPVGGIKEKILAAVSAGMKRVLIPARNEKDLADIPSELRGRIKVQFIEQIDEVWPLACGSVKPEEKKEAPKKSSKKK, encoded by the coding sequence ATGACAATAGAAAACGATAAAGAAACCGAAGTTACGGTAATAGCGGAAGATCATCAGGAGCACCCCGTTTCCGAGGATCCGACCGCTGCCGGGCCTGATCAGGCCAAGCTGGACATACCGGCCATCCTGCCTGTGCTGCCCGTGCGCGACATAGTCGTCTTCAACTACATGATCCTGCCGCTGTTCGTAGGCCGGGAGAAATCCGTGGCAGCGGTGGACGCGGCGCTCAACTCCAACCGCTACATCCTCATCCTCACCCAGAAGGACGAGAAAGTGGACGAACCCGGGCCTGAGGACCTCTACGAGACCGGCACGGTGGGCATGATCATGCGCATGCTCAAGATGCCGGACGGAAGGCTCAAGGTGCTGGTGCAGGGCCTCACCAGGGCTCGCGTGCGCCGGTTCACCAAAACTGAGCCCCAGTTGGAGGCTCTGGCCGAAGTGCTGGAGGAAGCGGAGACCAAGGAAGTGGGCGTTGGCGAGGAAGCCATGATGCGCGCCGCCCGCGAGCAGAGCGAGAAGATCCTTTCCCTGCGGGGTATATCGGCAACGGACATCATGAGCGTGCTCAACTCGGTGAACGAGCCTGGCCGCCTGGCCGACCTCATCGCCTCCAACCTGCGCATGCGCGTGGAGGAGGCCCAGAAGATACTGGAGACCCTGGACCCGGTGAGCCGCCTGGAACTGGTGAACTCACAGCTCAACAAGGAGGTCGAGGTGGCCTCCATGCAGCACAAGATCCAGTCCATGGCCAAGGAAGGCATGGACAAGGCCCAGAAGGATTTCTTCCTGCGCGAGCAGATGAAGGCCATCCGCAAGGAACTGGGCGAGGGTCAGGAAGAGACGGAAGAGCTGGATGATCTGCGCAAGGCCATTGAAAAGGCGGGGCTGCCCAAGGAAGTGAAGGCCGAAGCGGACAAGCAGCTCAAACGGCTGTCTTCCATGCATCCGGATTCCTCCGAGGCCACGGTGATAAGGACCTATCTGGACTGGCTCACCGAACTGCCCTGGAAGAAACTGTCCAAGGACCGTCTGGACATCAAGGAGGCCCACCGCATCCTCCAGGAAGACCACTACGGGCTGGACAAGGTGAAGGAGCGCATCCTGGAATATCTGTCCGTGCGCAAGCTAAACCCCAAGATGAAGGGCCCCATCCTGTGCTTCGTAGGCCCTCCGGGCGTCGGCAAAACCAGCCTCGGCCGGTCCATCGCCCGTTCGCTTGGGCGCAAGTTCGTACGCATGTCCCTTGGAGGCATGCGTGACGAGGCCGAAATCAGGGGCCACAGGCGCACGTACATAGGGTCGATGCCTGGCCGCATTGTCCAGTCCATAAAGACCGCAGGGACCAGAAACCCGGTGATCATGATGGACGAGATCGACAAGGTGGGTGCGGACTACCGGGGCGACCCGACGTCGGCTCTTTTGGAAGTGCTCGACCCCGAGCAGAACTTCTCCTTCCAGGACCATTACCTCGGGGTGCCCTTCGACCTCTCCAAGGTGATGTTCATCTGCACGGCCAACATGCTCGACACCATCCCCGGCCCCTTGCTGGACCGCATGGAGGTGATCCGCATCCCCGGCTACACCGAGCAGGAGAAGGTGAAGATAGCGCGCAAGTATCTTCTGCCCCGGCAGGTGAAAGAGAACGGGCTCAAGAAGGCCGACCTGGAGATGAGCGACCAGGTTTTGGGCAAGACCATCCGGGAATACACCCGGGAGGCGGGACTCAGGAACCTGGAACGCGAAGTGGGCGCCATCTGCCGCAAGCTGGCCCGCAAGAAGGCCGAGGGAGAGAAGGGGCCGTTCAAGGTCAGCAGCAAAATGCTGCCCAAGCTCCTGGGCATCCCGCGCTATCTGGAGGAGGAGAAGGAACGCGACCTGCCGCCAGGCGTGGCCGTGGGCCTGGCCTGGACTCCGGTGGGCGGCGAGATACTGCATATCGAGGTGACCACCATGCCAGGCAAGGGCCAGCTCATCATGACCGGCAAGCTGGGCGACGTGATGAAGGAGTCGGCCCAGGCCGCGCTTTCCTATGCCCGGGCCAAATCCGACAAGCTGGGCATCGATCCGGAATTCCTGGAGAAACGCGACATCCACATCCACATTCCGGCCGGAGCCACTCCCAAGGACGGCCCATCAGCTGGCGTGACCCTGGTGACCGCGCTTATCTCCGCGCTGACCAACACGCCCATCTGCAGCGATATCGCCATGACCGGCGAGATCAGCCTTCGCGGGCGGGTGCTGCCCGTGGGCGGCATCAAGGAGAAGATCCTGGCGGCGGTGTCCGCAGGCATGAAGCGGGTGCTCATCCCGGCGCGCAACGAAAAGGACCTGGCGGACATACCGTCCGAGCTTCGCGGGCGCATCAAGGTGCAGTTCATCGAGCAGATAGACGAGGTGTGGCCCCTGGCCTGCGGCTCCGTGAAGCCGGAGGAAAAGAAGGAAGCACCGAAAAAGAGCTCGAAAAAGAAATAA
- the radC gene encoding DNA repair protein RadC: protein MLTKENRPHYLGHRSRLKERLRQDSRSLADYEILELLLGYANPRRDNKPLAKELLSRFGTLRGVYQARPSDLSSVEGVGDGLETFWTLWREFLARLGEQDVADRVLVDDPKVVAKLARERLGNITGEEFWVLLLDTANKVLCWERVSKGTVDQVPVYPREILALALSRQACGVIMVHNHPGGDPKPSAQDQEITRQVKLAAHGLGVKVLDHVIIAGKEYFSFKKARLM from the coding sequence ATGCTTACAAAAGAGAACCGTCCGCACTACCTGGGTCACAGAAGCCGTCTGAAAGAACGTTTGCGTCAGGATTCCAGGTCGTTGGCCGACTACGAGATCCTTGAGCTGCTCCTCGGCTACGCCAATCCGCGCCGTGACAACAAGCCGCTGGCCAAGGAGCTCTTGTCGCGTTTTGGCACACTGCGTGGAGTATACCAGGCCCGTCCATCCGACCTTTCCAGTGTGGAAGGGGTTGGAGACGGGCTGGAGACGTTCTGGACCCTTTGGCGGGAGTTTCTGGCCCGTCTGGGCGAACAGGATGTGGCGGACAGGGTATTGGTGGACGACCCCAAGGTGGTGGCGAAGCTGGCCCGTGAGCGTTTGGGCAATATCACGGGGGAAGAATTCTGGGTTCTTCTTCTCGACACCGCCAACAAAGTTTTGTGTTGGGAGAGGGTAAGTAAGGGAACTGTGGACCAAGTCCCGGTGTACCCTCGCGAGATACTGGCTCTGGCCCTCTCCAGGCAGGCTTGCGGCGTGATCATGGTGCACAACCACCCCGGAGGGGACCCGAAACCCTCAGCCCAGGACCAGGAGATCACGCGCCAGGTGAAGCTGGCCGCCCACGGACTGGGGGTGAAAGTGCTCGACCATGTGATAATTGCCGGGAAAGAGTATTTCAGTTTCAAGAAGGCCCGATTGATGTAA
- the amrA gene encoding AmmeMemoRadiSam system protein A: MDGFTFELTGDEKKYLKELVRQSIAAELAGNSGWKAPDPPSDKLRETLGAFVTLTLGGELRGCIGHIVGDKPLYLTIAEMAKAAAFQDPRFPPLSSAEFDEIHTDISILSPITPCPDPALVTVGRHGLIMRQGYKQGLLLPQVPVEWNWDRETFLAQTCRKAGLPADAWKMPETQIYWFEAEVF; the protein is encoded by the coding sequence ATGGACGGTTTCACGTTCGAACTGACCGGTGACGAGAAAAAATACCTCAAAGAACTGGTCCGCCAGAGCATCGCGGCAGAGCTCGCAGGAAACAGCGGCTGGAAAGCTCCCGATCCTCCATCGGACAAACTGCGCGAAACCTTAGGCGCCTTCGTCACCCTGACGCTTGGAGGCGAACTGCGCGGCTGCATCGGCCACATCGTCGGCGACAAGCCCCTCTACTTGACCATTGCCGAAATGGCCAAGGCCGCCGCCTTCCAGGACCCGCGCTTCCCGCCCCTCTCCAGTGCCGAATTCGATGAGATCCACACCGACATTTCAATTCTAAGCCCCATCACCCCCTGCCCGGATCCGGCCCTGGTGACGGTTGGCCGCCACGGGCTCATCATGCGCCAAGGGTACAAGCAAGGGCTTCTGCTTCCCCAGGTTCCCGTGGAATGGAACTGGGACCGGGAGACCTTCCTGGCCCAGACATGCCGCAAGGCGGGATTGCCGGCGGATGCCTGGAAAATGCCCGAAACCCAGATATACTGGTTCGAAGCCGAGGTGTTCTAG
- a CDS encoding chemotaxis protein CheX yields the protein MNASDAELAKPFIQATRHVLSTMAMLDPTPGKPYVKHNDAAAGDVSAVVGLTGDKHGSISLSFTKQCAVAIVKNMLGDDVQDIIQDAKDAVGELTNMISGQARAGLAQMGLAMQASTPTIIFGDNHTISHVSAGTVVAIPFTTEYGNFTVEFCFE from the coding sequence ATGAACGCCAGCGACGCCGAGTTAGCCAAGCCATTCATCCAAGCAACCAGACACGTGCTCTCCACCATGGCCATGCTTGATCCGACCCCGGGGAAACCCTACGTCAAGCACAACGACGCCGCAGCCGGGGATGTTTCCGCCGTGGTGGGCCTCACCGGCGATAAGCACGGAAGCATTTCCCTTTCTTTCACGAAGCAGTGCGCGGTGGCCATCGTAAAAAATATGCTTGGCGACGACGTCCAGGACATCATCCAGGACGCCAAGGATGCTGTCGGGGAGCTCACCAACATGATCTCCGGGCAGGCCCGGGCGGGGTTGGCCCAGATGGGGCTTGCCATGCAGGCTTCCACCCCGACCATTATTTTCGGGGACAACCACACCATTTCCCATGTCTCCGCAGGCACAGTGGTGGCCATACCTTTCACCACCGAATATGGTAACTTCACTGTGGAATTCTGTTTCGAATAG